In Candidatus Cohnella colombiensis, one DNA window encodes the following:
- a CDS encoding GNAT family N-acetyltransferase, translated as MLRQATLSDSRTIWEWRNDETTRQMSFDANLVPWETHELWFERSLQNPNRKLYIFQNESTSVGLIRLDIDNDQAEVSINLSPNLRGKGYGTRAIVEMLSVAKDLGIKEIIAKIKPENIASIQSFSSAGFTKLSGDELITLRYSI; from the coding sequence ATGCTAAGACAAGCAACATTATCTGATTCCAGAACAATATGGGAATGGAGAAACGACGAGACAACTCGCCAAATGTCCTTTGATGCCAATCTAGTGCCATGGGAGACTCATGAATTGTGGTTTGAAAGGTCATTACAAAATCCTAATCGAAAGTTGTACATTTTTCAGAATGAATCAACATCTGTTGGATTAATAAGATTAGACATCGACAATGATCAGGCTGAAGTGAGTATTAATTTATCGCCTAATTTACGCGGTAAAGGTTACGGAACTAGGGCGATAGTTGAAATGTTGAGCGTGGCGAAAGATCTAGGGATAAAAGAAATAATAGCAAAAATCAAACCTGAAAATATAGCTTCGATACAATCTTTTTCTAGTGCAGGTTTTACCAAACTTTCAGGAGATGAACTTATCACACTCAGATACTCAATTTAA